A genomic window from Pecten maximus chromosome 2, xPecMax1.1, whole genome shotgun sequence includes:
- the LOC117322045 gene encoding uncharacterized protein C05D11.1-like isoform X2, with amino-acid sequence MQARENTGESRCHLEMVRAMYPGHCGYKSETGGIMANLRDSTSHQKVCDYHREFYRPENLCLIITGQVSAEEVFQALKPVENKIISKGNRPSFTRPWMNEVPVLEKPVIISIPYATDEETHGMVNMAWRGPHVQDQYLMNALHILQEYLSDSPIAPLQKELVEVEEPYCSQISANVIENSETMVYFNFTNVTTSKIAEVKQKVNDVLKGTHQGSLDMARIDSIVHRKILESLRRIEDSPHDAMSFIIIGDFLYSQDKADTDARVNVVTQYKKMKMEKEDFWKDLLAKFFLNDVQVVVEGVPSKSFMETSGQKEKDRVAKQQEKLGEDGMKKLGERLEKATEENEKEAPEDVLTRVSVPDVASIHFHHINPSSNLDPKTANANSKFPLDKVPFRFQLDDMKTNFVQINALLDSSCVPRNLRMYLPLMCQVVFESPVLRDGELVSHEEIIKQLEADTLSYGGGLGVTGAGTFSCGAYPQVVHFQLQLEKDKYEKGIQWMRELLYRSKITVDRLKIVAQRLASDVASNKRKGIKVVRTLIGEMVYHKDCNVTVTSMLRQEKFLKNTLKRLETDPDQVLRDIEQLKQTITRPSNLRIHLSANVESLIPSPQSPWIQFVPSDITDEPMACCMKQTYEYNLGYEESPETCVIVGVGSVESSYLIQVVPSITSFMDADLPAVMVFIQYMTQCEGPLWRQIRGLGLSYHYGISVDAEKGLLKFLLARSTNITEAYKEGRNIVMGYVNGDTPFSTVELESARSSLIFEIIEEEKTVSGVSEVSLLSYFKGISLSYNKELLAKVAKVTVADVQRVGPKYISPLFDVTKARTSVCCHPTKVKEVTSELSQMGLNLKVLPSLEEDFMCDY; translated from the exons ATGCAGGCTCGCGAGAATACTGGTGAGAGTCGCTGTCATCTAGAAATGGTACGGGCTATGTACCCAGGGCATTGTGGGTACAAGTCGGAGACTGGAGGAATCATGGCAAACCTACGTGATAGTACTTCACACCAAAAG gTGTGTGATTACCACCGTGAATTTTACCGCCCGGAGAACCTTTGTCTAATCATCACTGGTCAGGTGTCAGCTGAAGAGGTGTTCCAGGCTCTGAAACCTGTTGAGAATAAAATCATCTCAAAG GGAAATCGTCCCTCGTTTACTCGTCCCTGGATGAATGAAGTACCGGTTCTTGAGAAGCCTGTCATCATCAGTATCCCCTATGCAACAGACGAGGAAACTCATGGCATGGTGAACATGGCGTGGAGAGGACCTCATGTCCAG GACCAGTACCTGATGAATGCCCTACACATCCTCCAGGAGTACCTATCTGACTCGCCCATCGCACCCTTACAGAAGGAGCTGGTGGAAGTGGAGGAGCCGTACTGTAGTCAG ATTTCAGCGAATGTCATTGAGAACTCAGAAACAATGGTGTACTTCAATTTCACAAACGTGACAACATCAAAAATAGCAGAAGTCAAGCAGAA AGTGAATGATGTATTGAAGGGGACCCATCAAGGATCCTTAGACATGGCCAGGATAGACAGCATAGTTCACCGTAAGATTCTCGAGTCGCTGAGACGAATAGAGGATTCTCCACACGATGCCATGTCCTTCATCATCATCGGAGACTTCCTGTACAGCCAGGACAAAGCTGAT ACAGATGCACGTGTAAATGTGGTCACACAATACAAAAAGATGAAGATGGAAAAGGAAGATTTCTGGAAGGATCTGCTGGCCAAATTTTTCCTCAATGATGTCCAAGTTGTG GTAGAAGGTGTTCCCAGTAAATCATTTATGGAAACATCTGGACAGAAAGAGAAAGACAGAGTTGCTAAGCAACAGGAAAAATTAGGGGAAGATGGTATGAAGAAACTCGGTGAGAGGCTGGAGAAAGCAACAGAGGAAAATGAG AAAGAGGCTCCAGAAGATGTACTTACTCGAGTTTCAGTTCCAGATGTCGCTAGTATACACTTCCACCATATCAACCCTTCCTCAAATCTCGACCCCAAAACAGCTAATGCAAACTCGAAGTTCCCTTTGGATAAAGTACCTTTCAGATTTCAGCTTGAcgatatgaaaacaaattttgtcCAG ATCAACGCCCTCCTGGACTCCAGCTGTGTGCCACGGAATCTAAGAATGTACCTGCCCCTGATGTGCCAGGTCGTATTTGAGAGTCCCGTTCTAAGAGATGGAG aacTTGTTTCTCATGAGGAGATCATTAAACAGCTCGAAGCAGACACGCTGAGTTATGGTGGAGGTTTGGGAGTGACAGGCGCAGGAACCTTCTCATGTGGAGCTTACCCCCAGGTGGTCCATTTCCAGCTACAG ttggAGAAAGACAAATATGAGAAAGGCATTCAATGGATGAGGGAACTGTTGTACAGGTCAAAGATCACCGTGGACCGACTAAAGATTGTAGCCCAGAGACTCGCTAGTGATGTAGCCAGTAACAAACGCAAGGGAATCAAAGTTGTCCGTACCCTGATAGGGGAAATGGTGTACCACAAAG ACTGTAACGTGACAGTGACCAGTATGCTGAGACAGGAGAAGTTTTTAAAGAACACACTCAAACGGCTGGAAACCGACCCAGATCAG GTATTAAGAGATATAGAACAACTAAAACAGACCATTACCAGACCGAGTAACCTTAGGATACACCTATCGGCAAACGTAGAGTCTTTGATACCATCTCCTCAGTCGCCATGGATACAGTTTGTACCCagtgacatcactgacgaaccAATGGC CTGCTGTATGAAGCAGACATACGAGTATAACCTTGGGTATGAGGAGAGCCCGGAGACATGTGTGATTGTGGGGGTGGGATCTGTAGAGTCCTCGTACCTGATACAGGTTGTACCCAGCATCACATCCTTCATGGATGCCGACCTCCCGGCTGTTATGGTCTTCATACAGTACATGACACAGTGTGAAGGTCCCTTATGGCGTCAGATCCGGGGACTAGGACTCTCGTATCACTATGG GATAAGTGTTGATGCCGAGAAAGGCCTGCTGAAATTTCTCCTGGCACGATCTACCAACATCACAGAGGCTTACAAGGAAGGCAGGAACATTGTG ATGGGCTACGTGAACGGAGATACCCCGTTCTCCACAGTGGAGCTTGAGTCGGCAAGAAGCAGTCTGATATTTGAGATTATTGAGGAGGAGAAAACAGTATCTGGTGTATCTGAAGTCTCCCTGTTGTCCTACTTCAAGGGGATCAGTCTGTCCTACAACAA GGAGTTGTTAGCAAAGGTTGCCAAGGTAACCGTAGCCGACGTCCAGCGAGTGGGTCCGAAGTACATTTCACCACTGTTTGATGTAACCAAGGCTAGGACTAGTGTCTGTTGTCATCCGACCAAAGTGAAGGAGGTGACTTCAGAGCTTAGTCA AATGGGACTCAACCTGAAAGTACTGCCATCTTTGGAGGAGGACTTCATGTGTGATTATTAA
- the LOC117322045 gene encoding uncharacterized protein C05D11.1-like isoform X1, translating to MGESGFEFLYDVTADGNIPVSKYRSKNTGISVFIAQVEGPLVNGYFCLATEAHDDDGLPHTLEHLIFLGSEDYPYKGVLDLLANRCLASGTNAWTDTDHTCYTMTNAGSEGFLKLLPYYLDHILYPTLTESGYVTEVHHVNGEGDNAGVVYCEMQARENTGESRCHLEMVRAMYPGHCGYKSETGGIMANLRDSTSHQKVCDYHREFYRPENLCLIITGQVSAEEVFQALKPVENKIISKGNRPSFTRPWMNEVPVLEKPVIISIPYATDEETHGMVNMAWRGPHVQDQYLMNALHILQEYLSDSPIAPLQKELVEVEEPYCSQISANVIENSETMVYFNFTNVTTSKIAEVKQKVNDVLKGTHQGSLDMARIDSIVHRKILESLRRIEDSPHDAMSFIIIGDFLYSQDKADTDARVNVVTQYKKMKMEKEDFWKDLLAKFFLNDVQVVVEGVPSKSFMETSGQKEKDRVAKQQEKLGEDGMKKLGERLEKATEENEKEAPEDVLTRVSVPDVASIHFHHINPSSNLDPKTANANSKFPLDKVPFRFQLDDMKTNFVQINALLDSSCVPRNLRMYLPLMCQVVFESPVLRDGELVSHEEIIKQLEADTLSYGGGLGVTGAGTFSCGAYPQVVHFQLQLEKDKYEKGIQWMRELLYRSKITVDRLKIVAQRLASDVASNKRKGIKVVRTLIGEMVYHKDCNVTVTSMLRQEKFLKNTLKRLETDPDQVLRDIEQLKQTITRPSNLRIHLSANVESLIPSPQSPWIQFVPSDITDEPMACCMKQTYEYNLGYEESPETCVIVGVGSVESSYLIQVVPSITSFMDADLPAVMVFIQYMTQCEGPLWRQIRGLGLSYHYGISVDAEKGLLKFLLARSTNITEAYKEGRNIVMGYVNGDTPFSTVELESARSSLIFEIIEEEKTVSGVSEVSLLSYFKGISLSYNKELLAKVAKVTVADVQRVGPKYISPLFDVTKARTSVCCHPTKVKEVTSELSQMGLNLKVLPSLEEDFMCDY from the exons ATGGGTGAATCTGGATTTGAGTTTCTTTATGACGTTACCGCTGACGGCAACATTCCTGTCTCAAAATACAGGTCAAAGAATACAGGCATATCTGTATTTATCGCCCAAGTCGAGGGTCCATTAGTAAATGGATATTTTTGTTTag CCACAGAAGCCCACGATGACGACGGCCTTCCCCATACTTTGGAGCACCTTATCTTCCTCGGCAGTGAAGACTACCCTTACAAA GGAGTTCTTGACCTGCTGGCTAACAGATGCTTGGCTTCTGGTACAAATGCCTGGACAGATACTGACCACACCTGTTACACAATGACCAATGCGGGCAGTGAAGGTTTCCTCAAGCTCCTTCCCTATTATCTGGACCACATCCTCTACCCAACCCTCACA GAGTCTGGCTATGTGACAGAAGTCCACCATGTAAATGGTGAAGGGGATAATGCTGGTGTGGTGTACTGTGAGATGCAGGCTCGCGAGAATACTGGTGAGAGTCGCTGTCATCTAGAAATGGTACGGGCTATGTACCCAGGGCATTGTGGGTACAAGTCGGAGACTGGAGGAATCATGGCAAACCTACGTGATAGTACTTCACACCAAAAG gTGTGTGATTACCACCGTGAATTTTACCGCCCGGAGAACCTTTGTCTAATCATCACTGGTCAGGTGTCAGCTGAAGAGGTGTTCCAGGCTCTGAAACCTGTTGAGAATAAAATCATCTCAAAG GGAAATCGTCCCTCGTTTACTCGTCCCTGGATGAATGAAGTACCGGTTCTTGAGAAGCCTGTCATCATCAGTATCCCCTATGCAACAGACGAGGAAACTCATGGCATGGTGAACATGGCGTGGAGAGGACCTCATGTCCAG GACCAGTACCTGATGAATGCCCTACACATCCTCCAGGAGTACCTATCTGACTCGCCCATCGCACCCTTACAGAAGGAGCTGGTGGAAGTGGAGGAGCCGTACTGTAGTCAG ATTTCAGCGAATGTCATTGAGAACTCAGAAACAATGGTGTACTTCAATTTCACAAACGTGACAACATCAAAAATAGCAGAAGTCAAGCAGAA AGTGAATGATGTATTGAAGGGGACCCATCAAGGATCCTTAGACATGGCCAGGATAGACAGCATAGTTCACCGTAAGATTCTCGAGTCGCTGAGACGAATAGAGGATTCTCCACACGATGCCATGTCCTTCATCATCATCGGAGACTTCCTGTACAGCCAGGACAAAGCTGAT ACAGATGCACGTGTAAATGTGGTCACACAATACAAAAAGATGAAGATGGAAAAGGAAGATTTCTGGAAGGATCTGCTGGCCAAATTTTTCCTCAATGATGTCCAAGTTGTG GTAGAAGGTGTTCCCAGTAAATCATTTATGGAAACATCTGGACAGAAAGAGAAAGACAGAGTTGCTAAGCAACAGGAAAAATTAGGGGAAGATGGTATGAAGAAACTCGGTGAGAGGCTGGAGAAAGCAACAGAGGAAAATGAG AAAGAGGCTCCAGAAGATGTACTTACTCGAGTTTCAGTTCCAGATGTCGCTAGTATACACTTCCACCATATCAACCCTTCCTCAAATCTCGACCCCAAAACAGCTAATGCAAACTCGAAGTTCCCTTTGGATAAAGTACCTTTCAGATTTCAGCTTGAcgatatgaaaacaaattttgtcCAG ATCAACGCCCTCCTGGACTCCAGCTGTGTGCCACGGAATCTAAGAATGTACCTGCCCCTGATGTGCCAGGTCGTATTTGAGAGTCCCGTTCTAAGAGATGGAG aacTTGTTTCTCATGAGGAGATCATTAAACAGCTCGAAGCAGACACGCTGAGTTATGGTGGAGGTTTGGGAGTGACAGGCGCAGGAACCTTCTCATGTGGAGCTTACCCCCAGGTGGTCCATTTCCAGCTACAG ttggAGAAAGACAAATATGAGAAAGGCATTCAATGGATGAGGGAACTGTTGTACAGGTCAAAGATCACCGTGGACCGACTAAAGATTGTAGCCCAGAGACTCGCTAGTGATGTAGCCAGTAACAAACGCAAGGGAATCAAAGTTGTCCGTACCCTGATAGGGGAAATGGTGTACCACAAAG ACTGTAACGTGACAGTGACCAGTATGCTGAGACAGGAGAAGTTTTTAAAGAACACACTCAAACGGCTGGAAACCGACCCAGATCAG GTATTAAGAGATATAGAACAACTAAAACAGACCATTACCAGACCGAGTAACCTTAGGATACACCTATCGGCAAACGTAGAGTCTTTGATACCATCTCCTCAGTCGCCATGGATACAGTTTGTACCCagtgacatcactgacgaaccAATGGC CTGCTGTATGAAGCAGACATACGAGTATAACCTTGGGTATGAGGAGAGCCCGGAGACATGTGTGATTGTGGGGGTGGGATCTGTAGAGTCCTCGTACCTGATACAGGTTGTACCCAGCATCACATCCTTCATGGATGCCGACCTCCCGGCTGTTATGGTCTTCATACAGTACATGACACAGTGTGAAGGTCCCTTATGGCGTCAGATCCGGGGACTAGGACTCTCGTATCACTATGG GATAAGTGTTGATGCCGAGAAAGGCCTGCTGAAATTTCTCCTGGCACGATCTACCAACATCACAGAGGCTTACAAGGAAGGCAGGAACATTGTG ATGGGCTACGTGAACGGAGATACCCCGTTCTCCACAGTGGAGCTTGAGTCGGCAAGAAGCAGTCTGATATTTGAGATTATTGAGGAGGAGAAAACAGTATCTGGTGTATCTGAAGTCTCCCTGTTGTCCTACTTCAAGGGGATCAGTCTGTCCTACAACAA GGAGTTGTTAGCAAAGGTTGCCAAGGTAACCGTAGCCGACGTCCAGCGAGTGGGTCCGAAGTACATTTCACCACTGTTTGATGTAACCAAGGCTAGGACTAGTGTCTGTTGTCATCCGACCAAAGTGAAGGAGGTGACTTCAGAGCTTAGTCA AATGGGACTCAACCTGAAAGTACTGCCATCTTTGGAGGAGGACTTCATGTGTGATTATTAA